The sequence GTAATTTTTCTGCTTCCGCTACTTTTTGCATTAAATCCGGTTCAGGGCAATATTTTCCTCTGAAACGTTTGATACCCCCGGTTTTTCTCTCGTTGATCACTTCAATAATGGTTTTCCAGCCAATTTCCGTAGCATCATTTGCAAAAGCAAAAACCATGGCCAAATCGCAGATGTTGTTTATTAATCTGGGGACGCCGGCCGTGTAATAAAAAATGGCGGCACAGGCTGACCGGTTGAAAACTTTCTTGGTACAACCGGCGGTCGCCAAGCGGTGTTCTATATACTGTTCAGTTTCTTCAAAATTAAGCGGTGTCAGATGGTACTCAATGGAAATACGCTGCGCAAACTGGACTAATTGAGGGTCATTCAATTTATCTACCAGCTCAGGTTGCCCAACCAGGATAAGCTGCAGCATGATTTCGTGATGGACATTAATATTGGAGAGCAGACGTAATTCTTCCAGTGTTTCCAGTTCCATGTTTTGCGCTTCGTCTACGATCAGCACAACACGGCGCTTTTTCTTATTTTGCTCATTGATAAACCTGACGAACAATTCGTAGCGTTCCGCCTTGTTTTTGGTGTCGTGGGTGATGTTAAAAGCCCCAAGAACCCAGGTCAGCAGGTCTCC comes from Methylicorpusculum oleiharenae and encodes:
- a CDS encoding ExeA family protein, with amino-acid sequence MYTKYFGLNKKPFSLIPDPEFLFLSPQHRKALSTLQYGLMSHAGFTVITGEIGSGKTTLIRSMLGKIKDQCTVGVITNTHSAFGDLLTWVLGAFNITHDTKNKAERYELFVRFINEQNKKKRRVVLIVDEAQNMELETLEELRLLSNINVHHEIMLQLILVGQPELVDKLNDPQLVQFAQRISIEYHLTPLNFEETEQYIEHRLATAGCTKKVFNRSACAAIFYYTAGVPRLINNICDLAMVFAFANDATEIGWKTIIEVINERKTGGIKRFRGKYCPEPDLMQKVAEAEKLRRAILEKTGVDISKIH